CGGGTTGGTCGTGCCGCGCGTGACCGTGCCCACGGGGCGGCGGGGCGGGGAGGGCGGGCGCGCGGGCATGCGGACGAGCCTAACGACGCGGCGGACACCGGCCGCCCGCGACCGCCGGCAGGGCCCTCGACCGCCGCCGCCACCCGCCGGGTCCCACGCCCGGCCCCCGGAAATCCCGTCCAGGGTTGAGCACTCAACGGCAATGATTCGGTAAAGCCGGAAATGAAAGAGAGCATTCCGGTGTTGCCGCGTCCCAGAGGGTCCCCACGCCCTCTCCTTGCCATGCTCCGAGCGAGAGGTCCTTCGACGTGAGCCAGTACGTGTCCAGGCTTGCCGGCACCCTGGTGTCACCGCCCCGGCTCCGGATTCCCGGCCACCCCCGTAAACCGCGGCGTGTCGCCATGCTCAGCGTCCACACCTCCCCGCTGCACCAGCCGGGGACGGGCGACGCGGGCGGCATGAACGTCTACATCGTCGAGCTGGCCAAGCGGCTCGCGGCCATCAACATCGAGGTCGAGATCTTCACGCGCTCGACCACCGGCGGGCTCCCGCCGAGCGTGGAGCTGGCGCCGGGCGTGCTCGTACGGCACGTGGACGCCGGTCCGTACGAAGGACTGGCCAAGGAGGAGCTGCCCGCGCAGCTGTGCGCCTTCACGCACGGTGTGATGCAGGCGTGGGCCGGCCAGCGCCCCGGCTACTACGACCTCGTCCACTCCCACTACTGGCTCTCCGGCCATGTCGGCTGGCTCGCCGCCGAGCGCTGGGGCGCACCCCTCGTGCACGCCATGCACACCATGGCCAAGGTCAAGAACGCCGCGCTCGCCGAGGGCGACACACCCGAGCCCCCGGCCCGGGTCATCGGCGAGACACAGATCGTGCGCGCCGCCGACCGGCTGATCGCGAACACCTCCGAGGAGGCCGACGAACTCGTCCGCTTCTACGAAGCGGACCCCGGCAAGGTCGCGGTCGTCCACCCCGGTGTGAACCTCGACCTCTTCACTCCCGCCGACGGCCGCGCGGCGGCGCGCGCCCGGCTCGGGCTGCCGCAGGACGCGTTCGTCCCGCTCTTCGCCGGCCGTATCCAGCCGCTCAAGGCCCCCGATGTCCTGCTGCGGGCGGTGGCCGTTCTGCTGGACCGTGATCCCTCCCTCCGTAGGAGGCTGGTCGTCCCGGTCGTGGGCGGCCCGAGCGGCAGCGGTCTGGCGAAGCCGGAGGGTCTGCACAAGCTCGCGGCCAGGCTCGGTATAGCCGACGTCGTACGGTTCCGCCCGCCGGTCGGCCAGGAAGCGCTCGCCGACTGGTTCCGCGCGGCGTCCGTACTGGTCATGCCCTCGTACAGCGAGTCCTTCGGGCTCGTCGCCATCGAGGCCCAGGCGGCGGGCACCCCGGTGGTCGCGGCCGCCGTGGGCGGTCTGCCGGTGGCGGTGCGCAACGGACAGACCGGCTTCCTGATCCCCGGCCACGAG
This window of the Streptomyces niveus genome carries:
- the mshA gene encoding D-inositol-3-phosphate glycosyltransferase codes for the protein MSQYVSRLAGTLVSPPRLRIPGHPRKPRRVAMLSVHTSPLHQPGTGDAGGMNVYIVELAKRLAAINIEVEIFTRSTTGGLPPSVELAPGVLVRHVDAGPYEGLAKEELPAQLCAFTHGVMQAWAGQRPGYYDLVHSHYWLSGHVGWLAAERWGAPLVHAMHTMAKVKNAALAEGDTPEPPARVIGETQIVRAADRLIANTSEEADELVRFYEADPGKVAVVHPGVNLDLFTPADGRAAARARLGLPQDAFVPLFAGRIQPLKAPDVLLRAVAVLLDRDPSLRRRLVVPVVGGPSGSGLAKPEGLHKLAARLGIADVVRFRPPVGQEALADWFRAASVLVMPSYSESFGLVAIEAQAAGTPVVAAAVGGLPVAVRNGQTGFLIPGHEPEAYAQALTRFIDRPELVDRMGLAASRHAQSFGWDTAASATADVYTAAVHDHRGRVRSHHG